CTTTTTAAGGGGGATTTAGGGAGATCTGATCAAAAGTTTAATCATCTGAATAATCTGGTAATTGCTCCTATAATATTGATGATAAATTCCCGACATCTGACACCTGATTACCCAGGAATATGAATGGTAAAAATAGCTCCTTTTGGGTGATGATCTTCCAAGGAAATACTACCGCCATGGGCTTCTATTGCGATTTTGCAAAACGCTAAACCTAAACCAATTTGACTCACACCTTCTTGAATTGTACCAATCTCATATTTTTGGAAAAGTGTTTGTCGGGTTTTTTCACCAACACCTGGCCCTGAATCAATCACTTTCACTGTTGCGCCCCCATTTTCTAAATATTTTGCTTGTAATAAGATCTGGCTTTCACTGGGAGAAAACTTAATGGCATTAGAAAGTAAATTATCAATGACTCGGCGAAGGATAACAGCATCGACGGAAAGGTTAATCCCCAGAGGAGGTAAATCGGGAACAATTGTAATTTTTTTATGACTGGAAATTAACTCAAAATCTTGGATCGCTAATCTACAAAGTTCACCTAAATCAATGGTTTTAAAATTGAGTATCATCTTCCCTGATTCTAACTTAGCCATGAGCAATAAACTATCAATCATGACTTGTAATTGAGTGCAATTTGCCTCAATTTGTTGAATTTT
This genomic stretch from Planktothrix sp. FACHB-1365 harbors:
- a CDS encoding response regulator, with translation METTPIILIIDDDPDNFDVIDTLLANEGYELGYVSKAKQAFNLLESSQPDLILLDVMMPEMNGIEFCKLLKANPQWSHIPVIMVTALSGKEDLSQCLQAGADDFISKPVNGIELRARIRSMLRIKQQYDRIEILMQLREDMVNMIVHDLRNPLAGILFSTAILKKPSLSPERQQKKIQQIEANCTQLQVMIDSLLLMAKLESGKMILNFKTIDLGELCRLAIQDFELISSHKKITIVPDLPPLGINLSVDAVILRRVIDNLLSNAIKFSPSESQILLQAKYLENGGATVKVIDSGPGVGEKTRQTLFQKYEIGTIQEGVSQIGLGLAFCKIAIEAHGGSISLEDHHPKGAIFTIHIPG